From the Cucumis sativus cultivar 9930 chromosome 5, Cucumber_9930_V3, whole genome shotgun sequence genome, the window CTTGAGaggaaatagaaataataaaagtatatttgaaaatgatcgtgagatattaaaaattcaacagAACCCAAGAGAATCAATGTGATCTCTCCATATTTTGAGCCGGCAAGAGTATAGGAACTTGTgcaaactaaacaaataaaagtaattttttcaaattaaacatctatataattattgcctattttttttaataataataataaaacaaaacaaaacaaaataaagtttcCACATTTTGGAGGAAGAACCataatttcacaaaaattaaacacaacaACTCTTAATTCTGATACCAAAGTTTGAAAGCTTTCCATTACAAAGAATAATCTCTGTCTGTAACTAAAAATGAAGGAAACAGAAAAgagattattattgttgttgttgttttgatGAATGGGAATTGTAAATTTTGCCTCGAGAAAGAGCTTTGGCTCTGGAATCTCAACATTTGCACGTGTCCAATACTTTCATTTGTCTCTCCACTAATAATTCATAAAAACCCATTCTTTCATTCAATTCATTCCAAATACTTCACTTACCATCTTGCCTTCCCTTCAATTtaatccactttttttttttttctttttttgtatccTGAAACCTAGCCATTCTTTGACTTTCATCAGCTCATGATCCATGAGGGACggggaaattaaaaataaataaaacacacctcataattcaaccaaatttatatcattttggCTTCTGATTTCAGCTACCTacaaaagttttcatttttccatcaTGGGTATTTCAGAAACAAGCCAACAATATGTtgtatagaagaaaaaatatgtaaaatttaatgtagcaaatattaaattggaggtgaaggaataattaataataatcataattcacatctacaaaaaaaacaagtagtaattaatatgataaatttgaCATGTAATCTAATTTGATTACCAACtaagatcaagaaatatcctgaaaattatgaaagaaaaacaagcttgtggaaatagaaaaataattggaaaaaaagaagaaaagaaaaaaaacaaaccccaaattaattaataatctcCATGGCTGAGTGGCTAAGCTAAAGAAACAACTCAAAAGGATAtggaattttttctttctttttttttttttttgagagtGGTGGGTTAGTAGGGAGGACGGGCAGTTGCCCAATACGGTGATTCCGACGGTGGcatttgaattgaattcaaGAGATTCGGAGGCAAACCGTGAAATAACGGCGCATTCCCATCGTTAAGTAGTTGCTGCTGTTGTTGTTGATTCTGTTGCTGTTGTTGATGATGTGCCGTTTGCGCCGTTATTTGTGACTGCCCAACTTCATCCGGTGATCCAATTCCCCCGCCGCCTTGCAGCGACGGAAGCTGTGGTTGATCGTCTTCCTCCAATGGAAGCCGTTCATACGCCGCGTTACTAAAGGAAGCAGCCATAATAACGACAGGACCAGAAGCGATCAAAGTACCAACAACGCTACCACCGACGACTTGCCCTTGACCACCAGCGAGATAAATAGTCAAAGTAGTAGCCGCTGGAGGAGCAGGAGGAGGAAGAAACGAGCCGGCAAGAGATAAGATCTCGAAGCGGCCATGTAAGTTGACAATTGCACCGGGGGAAGCGGGTTGACGGAGAGTAACGTTTGTAACCGTACCAGTACCACTCATAATACAAACACCACGTTGACGACGTCTAGCGAAGGTAGCGACGCTATCGACGATGTCACAGCCATCGGTGACTTCGATGACGTGAGTACGGAGAGCGTTGGCGCTGTCGCGAGTAATGATAATGGGGGGTTTAGGTTTGTTTTTGGATCCAGCAGGGCGTCCTCTAGGGCGACGAGTGATTTCTCCGTCGGGGGTGGGGTCGCCAGCGGAGTTGGGGTTGGAGTTGTTGGTGTCGTCATCACGGTCGCGTTTGAGACGGGTGGTGGTGGTGCTATGTTCTTCTTCGgaattgttgttgttggtgtTGGTGTGGAATGGATGTTGTTGGAGATGGAAATCACGGGTGTGGAAAGGAGGGGGAAGGGAGTGGGAATCCATATGGGAATTGAATTCCAAAGATTTGgagttttagttttattagaagaagagaagcaTAGAAATTTGAAGGAATTTGGGGGAAGAAATTTTGTGGGGTTGGATTTGTTGAAGATttggaagagaagaaggaaggaaagagagagagtgatATATTTGTGGGTTAGGGTTAGATGAGGGGAGAAAATAGATGGGAGATGGGTTGGGATTCGTTAGAGCTGCGTGCTTATGCCTATGGGCGGTGCCATGggtccctctctctctctccctccctcATCACTTCTCTTCTAATATACCCTTCTttactttctctctctaatatAATCAACTTCTAAATCCATTCTAACTTTGTGTTAAAatgagtatatataaaaactaaactaaccATAGAGCTTCCTTGATTTCACATGGACATCTACCATCTTTGATAACTCCTTCTATACTTATTGTTGGTGAATTTGGATTTGATGCAGGGTTAGTCAATCAATCATCTTATCAAATATAATCATCACTTATAGGATTAGGAAAAACtcatatcattattatatatatcctaaaaataaatggtaaaCTTCAATATCCTATCACACTCcctgtaaatatatataaattctgTACTCCAACTTGATTTAGGTGTGCAACTCaaaacttgtattttttttttttacttcttcttattattattttcattcttgggtaggtctttctttcttaaattacaaatttacttATCATGTGAAGGACAAACGTGTTCCTTTTTtgtccaaaatatttaataactaaaattttttaagttcttGAAGACGTTGATTTCCATATCACAACAATAGATATCATGAGATGACgattaaataagaaatgatatcaataaataaataactttggTTTATCCATCCCGCTCTAATCACAATATCGTCCAACACAAACAAGTATTGAAAGATTGAGTGATAATTGAGTGTAATCTTGGCTAGTGGCTAGATTTATCTTCATGCATGAATCCTCTTCATTCATTTCTAACACAAACAAGTATTAAAAgatgaagggataaaagtaTTACTTTtcctagaaaaaaaaatcatcgtttgacaatttttaattggatgcttgaacaaaatttataaagataaatataattttcttcaaaaatatttttaaaaaataaataggaaGAGTTTTTCTCGtaacaaactataataaaacaattaagtGTAATACATAGAAATGAACTACGAAAATGttgatttgttgattttacgatggattgttttaaaatttggagtACTTTTGTCACCTTCATTGCTAGGAGTgcatttagtttaattttgaaaaataatatttagtaaaatagtagttgaatttttttttttgaagttaacCACTttctgaaaataaaaataaaaatgatattatttttaaaatatatgttttttcacTAGTCaatctaaatatatatgtcCTAAATGcaccaataatttttttaatcccttctctacttttctttcaatttataaaatgaatgtttttataattattctaaCCATAAAAAAGCTGTTTTCTTTAAGGAAAATTTACACAGTTTTGTCTCCCCATTTGGAGGcttctaaataaatttctaaaacttttgtgattttaatttatctatcCAAtactccttttatttttaaaataatttggaatGATTCTCGTTAAATAactatttcaactttttgttttaaaagaatacttctatatatcttttgatttattgttttcttgtaagaatatttttaattttcaaataaaatatttgaaaacttgtTAAAAGATcggtttttaaaattttatttttttggtttttcgaATTTCACGAACCATTTAAATGTGCATGAGATGGGATGAAGATTAATGttaagaaattgagagaaaattacaaacacaactttgaaaaactaaaccaTCCCATCAAATAATAagattttctttgttatgttgtacatatctatttttatttaaagtttgcTTGAgtgtaatttgaaatattaaaattattttttaagtataagaattaaaaatatatagaaagctttatactattttttaaaaaaaaaaacatggaaactgaatttatcatatttaatattttttcatggAAAATAAGACTATATGTTTAGGTCAGCATCtaatgtatttaatttgttacatatttgatttacaattttgaaatgtttctCAAAGGAATTAGTAgattaatctaattataattataaatatagagtCAAAGAGAGAAAGCAAggatttgtttattataaatatattttcatatcttggttttaaaataacttcCAATTCAAGcatttatacaaaaatatattttcaatataatgcttatatcttacattttcaaaaacatattttaaataataaatttattttttgcacACCAAAAGTGATTGTAtcaaactataaataaatgtgtttatttacttaaatactaattttaagattttttttattaattactttaagAGTCATTTTTGGATAATGATCAcctaattattttacaaaagatggtttttgaattaatataagTTTTTCTCCAACTTATCTATTAAGAATTTtattagaacaattttgataaTCTAAAATCAccaaataaacattaataaacaCTTTTCATGGGTGGTTATCAAAaatccaattttatttaaaaagcaTTCTTCTCAAAGTTTTTCAAACATACTAAACAATCTCTTTTCAAAAAGCAATTTCTTAAACAAGTTagatattatttcctttcaCTATATCTTCTCTTTTGatccatttattttctcaccaactcttttcatttcttttttttacttgatctTCTATTCAGAAATATTTGTCGAAACTTTTGTGAATTTTCTTCTCTACATTTATAAACTGTTTATTACATAAATCTTGTGAATCTTAACCTAACACGTTTTTTCACTATAATGGTTTGTGTGAATACTAACTATTTAAAAGATACTTAgaataaaacttaattaaaagacATTTTAACTATTTCTATGACTATGGATATAAGTCATTGAATtactaatatttcaaaatggaCAGTATAAACTTAGGCGtgaattgaattatatatatatacacagtGAATTGAACCTTAAAATTACTAAACAACAAGAATgtaataatttaacaaaaataaaattaatcctcataaattgaaaaaaggcTGCCACAGTTTACAGATTATTGTAGTTttattggttaattaattctaaGCTAATTTAATCTAAATGCAAATTGACATGCTCCACATCCTAGTAGCTTTCCATCATCACGAATATATTTATTCTATATGTGAGATTATGAAATTCAATTCATTCCTAATCATACTATGGTCAAAGTTACAAGagatttcttatatatatatatatatatatatatatatatgtatgtatatatttctttttgttggattGAATCTGGTTAAGTACTTAAAAGTACTTCTACatttatatatctaaattatttaGGTAAAAACGGATTTCAAAGAGATGAGTTTGGCAATAATATAGTTAATCCATAtccctccctctctctctctctctctctctctctctctctccataatcgacttttttggaaaattaaaaattgctCTCTAAGCTAATTGTCTCCTagaattttgttcattttaacTTTATGTCTCTTCCTTCCAATTAGATTGAAGACACATGctcattaaatatgatttttttttctttaatctttaactaatctaaaagaataatagtacttttcttttcttctaaagAATAGATAAGTTCAATTTTATGACCTCAAATTTCTTAATGTAAGAGATTCAAAGTTGATTAAATCACCCAATACCAATATAATGTTTGAGATggtaattaatgtttaatatatatgaattgaaATACATGAAGCAACCAAATTAAGTAGCTAGGTAGAAGTAAATGTACAGTAGAAAGTAATGAATTTATATGATATGaacaatattgaattaaaatatatgagcatgtaatagtaaaataataaatatattttgtccTTATCCAAAAGCAAAAGTCGTCTTATAAAATGTTAAAGCTTCAAAGTCGCTGCCACTAATGTAGCATTGAAGCTAATGTTCTCCACATACAAAACTCCATCATTTGGGTTGACACGTAAGTTAAATATTGTGGAATATTGAggaaattttgtaattttatatataaattcatagcatttctttttttccttttttttttttttgtttgaattagggagaagaagaaaaagagcaTCACATGGGTACAATTAAGTTACAACACGATCAtgttttcaaagaaaatgacaGAAAACACGTGCAACTAATGTGAAGAATTCAAGAGGCACGTGATGCTTCTTACCtcttacatatatacatatgtatgtatatattatttttcttaacttaaatttaattctaatCCATATTTTACCTCCTTATTACTTTAAACTCTTCAAGACCATATGTAGACTTGTTTCTGTAAGTTATGATGTTAATTAATAAGgttatttaaaatgtcaatgattatatatatatacattactTGCTTGACCTAATGAATCAAGATTTGATAAGATATGAATAAAATGATACAAACAAAGTAgattagttttataaaataaaaccatataGACTTTTTGTTAAGAAGCATGACAAGTGTCgtgtagattttttttcttttttttactttgaaacaAACATATGAATCAGGTAGTCGATGTAGTCGAAAGATGCATAGCTCAAATgacattaaaaaatgtattatcaAAACTTTAATGCAAAAAGTTTGATCCTCtttatgtattgttttttaaaaaagatagttGGTGTACGGACTAAAATTTTAGCTTAAAATgcattcaaaaaataaataacttattAGATTCTTAGGCtttatttgtatcaaattaGTCTACTTTGAGGTATGATAACCTGTGACAAATCAACCCTTTTTATCCTAATAAGTGATCCATGTAAAATAAGGAAGGATGTTAAATACCAATGACTTATTAAAATCAAAGTCAATgataatttcaattatataagtAACCAGTAGTTAGGCTTTTATAAAGGTATCACTTGTAAAATAAAgtaacatgaaaaatattatagaatagaaataaaatgagaatttTAATAGTTAGCTAGGAagagatattaaattttttcagTAAGTTATGGCATATTTGAAAACGTTTTCGTTTCTTGttctatgtttctttttttgaaagaaaaaaacaaaaaatgagacTACGTTTAATAacactatttttgttttcttgtttctagagaaaaagaaacgcaaacataaattatcgaaatttgtttaataattgtttttctttctcgttttttttttctgaacttttttacttattttttagtttgcattaatttaattatgaaaaattatatagaattcataaaaatatgaaataataattattattattataaactttaGCATTATCcaatacatataatttttattaatgataggttagttaaattttgatttgaaatattatttgtgagtcaatttatttctttttaaatcgattcaaattatgtaaatatttcgtagttgtaaaatataaaagatagcctaaataattatcttagtaaaagtaattaaataatgtaaaattctaattaatttcaattatactaaaaataataattttaaaattaaaataacatataaaaatgcatattgcaaattttgaaaactgaaattaaaatttaaataaacatattcataatttaaatttgtaatagtCTTTACAAGTatagaaatgaaattaaagaaaaaaagattaaaatgtaatccaataattttattaatcaaagttatgacatttgtttttctcaaaattatgATTGGATTCTTATCTTacaattatattgaaaaataaaaagtgagaTGTTTTTAcacatttatttatgaaagGTTTTGGAAGAACaataatcttttatataaagaaaaaaaactttaaatggttcttttatcttttggatgaggatattattttgtaagtgcgaaatttaaactttaacgTTATTTTGTGAaggtaaaatttaaatttaaaactttaaaatacatttaatgGTGGTAGTTTTGAagtcttaaaaatatttggaagttTAAATTAGACTTTGTCATTTGTATAGACTTTTATTCAACTctcaatcaaattttatttatagtttattatgtttatttaaataatacaatatttagaaGGATTGTTCAGATCTCGATAACAAACTCATCTGATCATTCAATTAATTACTTGATAATTAGGATCTAAGTTTTGACAgtatattcttattttaaataatatattctcTTGAGCATCAATTTGATTCTATGtagattcttttttctattttcttttttaatacttagacaaataattttcaaactaattttcatGCTTTTCCCTCTCAAACTATATGACAACTGAATGTTGTCCAA encodes:
- the LOC101209716 gene encoding AT-hook motif nuclear-localized protein 22 codes for the protein MDSHSLPPPFHTRDFHLQQHPFHTNTNNNNSEEEHSTTTTRLKRDRDDDTNNSNPNSAGDPTPDGEITRRPRGRPAGSKNKPKPPIIITRDSANALRTHVIEVTDGCDIVDSVATFARRRQRGVCIMSGTGTVTNVTLRQPASPGAIVNLHGRFEILSLAGSFLPPPAPPAATTLTIYLAGGQGQVVGGSVVGTLIASGPVVIMAASFSNAAYERLPLEEDDQPQLPSLQGGGGIGSPDEVGQSQITAQTAHHQQQQQNQQQQQQLLNDGNAPLFHGLPPNLLNSIQMPPSESPYWATARPPY